From Astatotilapia calliptera chromosome 19, fAstCal1.2, whole genome shotgun sequence, a single genomic window includes:
- the id2a gene encoding DNA-binding protein inhibitor ID-2a, with translation MKAISPVRSFRKNSVNLSEHSLGISRSKTPVDDPLSLLYNMNDCYSKLKELVPSIPQNKNVSKMEILQHVIDYILDLQIALDSSVALTSLHHPSRPGQTPSRTPLTTLNTDISILSLQSPELPSELMTDDSRTLHR, from the exons ATGAAAGCAATAAGCCCCGTGCGATCCTTCCGGAAAAACAGCGTGAATTTATCAGAGCACTCCTTGGGAATCTCTCGGAGCAAGACCCCGGTGGATGACCCGCTCAGCCTGCTGTACAACATGAACGACTGCTACTCCAAGCTGAAGGAGCTGGTGCCCAGCATCCCCCAGAACAAGAACGTCAGCAAGATGGAAATCCTGCAGCATGTCATCGACTACATCCTGGACCTGCAGATTGCGCTGGACTCCAGTGTCGCACTAACCAGCCTGCATCACCCTTCCCGGCCGGGGCAGACTCCGTCCAGGACTCCTTTGACCACCCTCAACACAGATATCAGCATCTTGTCATTACAG tcccCGGAGTTGCCATCAGAGCTGATGACAGATGACAGCCGGACTCTGCATCGTTAA